One window of the Gammaproteobacteria bacterium genome contains the following:
- a CDS encoding VirB3 family type IV secretion system protein: protein MRGLRRWAGYAALNRPLTVLGVERRLFLLGATLAVAVWNATASLVAGGVVFAGCYGAGWLAGRRDPAMLAVLRTAARYPARYDPGKWAEEPWHLRIRTDSK, encoded by the coding sequence ATGCGGGGCCTCAGGCGCTGGGCCGGATACGCGGCGCTGAACCGTCCGCTGACGGTGCTGGGCGTGGAGCGGCGGCTGTTCCTGCTGGGCGCGACGCTCGCGGTCGCGGTGTGGAACGCGACGGCCTCGCTCGTGGCGGGCGGGGTGGTGTTCGCGGGTTGCTACGGCGCGGGCTGGCTCGCGGGCCGGAGGGACCCGGCCATGCTCGCGGTGCTGCGGACCGCCGCCCGCTATCCGGCGCGGTACGATCCGGGCAAGTGGGCGGAAGAGCCCTGGCATCTCCGCATCCGGACGGACTCGAAGTGA
- a CDS encoding TrbC/VirB2 family protein, giving the protein MMRTLLTTMRTTAWALLLMLTPGALNAQGTSPWVDAVNELQTQFTGPIARGLSLIAIVVGGLMFAFGEGGSKRTLAGIIFGIGMAVGAVNFLGWLF; this is encoded by the coding sequence ATGATGAGAACGTTGCTGACGACGATGCGGACGACCGCGTGGGCCTTGCTGCTGATGCTGACGCCCGGTGCGCTCAACGCGCAGGGCACGAGTCCGTGGGTGGACGCGGTGAACGAGCTACAGACGCAGTTCACGGGACCGATCGCGCGCGGGCTGTCGCTGATCGCGATCGTGGTGGGCGGGCTGATGTTCGCGTTCGGCGAGGGCGGGAGCAAGCGCACGCTGGCCGGGATCATCTTCGGGATCGGGATGGCCGTGGGCGCGGTGAACTTCCTCGGCTGGCTGTTCTGA